The Terriglobales bacterium genomic interval GGCGCGAATAAAGGCCTCCGAAGCCCTTCAAAGCGAGCGCGTCGAACAAGTAAAGTTCGGCAGCTCACTGGAAGAAAACCTGATCGACAGCCGTGCCCAGCAGTTGCAAGCCAAGCAGGAGCTGCTGACGACCGACTTCCAGTTGACAGATCTGAAACTGAAACTCAACGACTTGATCGGCCTGCCCCTCAGCACAGCTCTGGGCCTCGATCCAGGTGTTCCCGAATTTCAGGAAACTTGCCGCCGCGAGGAATGTGTTACGACTGCTGAGGCATCACAACCGGAGATCCTTGCCGCTCGTGCCCAGGTGGAAGCAGCGAGCGCCGCGGTCCGTTTGGCGAAGACTGATATCTGGGTGCCCGATGTTGAGGCCTTTGCCCGTTACAGCTACCAGGAAAATGTCCCCTTCCTGGCGCGCAACTTCGGAACCTTTGGTGTCCACTTCGGCTACGATCTGTTCGACTCGGGTCGCAAGAAGGCCTTAATGCGGGAACGACAGGCGCAGTTGTCCCAAGCGAAGGAGAACTTGGCGAAGCTGACGGATGCGGTCGAGCTGTCAGTCGAGACAGCGTACAACAAGCTGGAACGGACGCAGCTGATGCTAAAGGTGTCGGAAGAAGTGCTGGCTCTCCGCACCGAGTCGAACCGTGTGCGTCAGCAGGAACTGGTACGGGGAGCGGCGCTGAACTCGCAGGCGGATGCCGCAACGGCTCAGGAATACGATGCCAAGGCGCTCCTGCTGCAGTCACAGATGAACTACTTGCAGGCCCATGACGAACTCTTGAATGCGATGGGCAGCGCGCCTGAGTAAGTCGTTTATCGTCACGTAGAGGAAGCCGTAAGCCGTATCCAAGCGTGGGAAACGATCTCGAGGACTTGATGAAGAACAAAGAGCGCTTCAGGACGCAATCGGAAACCGCGGTGAGCCGACGCCATACGTCTCACTATCGAGGGTGCCTCGCAGCGTTTTGAGCAACAACTGATGATTGAATGGTTTTGCGAGGAACTCGACTGCACCCTCTTTCATGGCTTGAGCCCGTATCTCGGCATCGTCATACGCCGTAATAAAGATGATGGGAACGTTGCATTCCTCTTGTTTCAGCCTGGCCTGCAGCTCCAGCCCCGACATTTTCGGCATGCGGATGTCAACGATCAAGCACGCGGCCCTGGAATGCAAATCGGATTCGAGGAAGGCTTTTGCTGATCCGAAGCGTTGCGCCTCGAACCCCCCCGACTCGATTAGGTCACCCAGGGAGTCCTGCATCGACTCGTTGTCATCGATGATGGCAATTAACTTGGACGTGGGGCCCCCCTTGCATGCCGCGAATCCAATATCGTTTGATCAATCACGCCTATACTCACTTGTTTACGGCAAAGGCGAGACCGGTGTAAATGGAGTAGCGGTGACGTCGCGATGAAATCGGAGTGAAAGCAGGAAGTTGTTGATTCTTAAGGAAGTGCGCCGGGCTGCCTTGATTGATTCTGGTGCTTGGTTTCGACAATTCCGGGTCTCATTGGTACAGTTCCTTATTCTGTATTTTGTGTGCGGTTTCCCATGTACACCCTTTCCTCAAGACGCGTTCTGTTCGGAGCCTTTGAGCTCGACCTCAGCACTGGCGAACTGCGATCGACTGCGACGCCAGGTCCTAATAATAAGGTTATCCTCCGCGAACAGGTGTTTCAGGTTTTGCGGATGCTCCTTGAACGTGAGGGCAAGATTGTTACCCGCGAGGAAATCAAGGGAAGGCTGTGGCCGAACGATACAGTTGTGGATTTCGACCAAAGCATCAATGCGACGATCAAGGCCCTGCGCCGTTCCCTGGGGGATTCAGCGGACAACCCTCGGTATATCGAGACCTTGGCGCGGCGTGGCTATCGATTGATGCCGACCATCGAATACCTGGAGTCAGCGCTAGGAACCGCGCCCGGAGAGGTCACCGCGGAGGCGCCCCTGCAAGCAAGCTCGCTTACTGGGAAGAAGGTTTCGCATTACCGCGTACTCGATGTCATCGGGGGTGGTGGTATGGGAATGGTTTTCAAAGCGGAGGATCTCAAACTGGGTCGGCTGGTAGCGTTGAAGTTTTTGCCAGAAGAGTTCGCCGG includes:
- a CDS encoding response regulator, with the protein product MGFAACKGGPTSKLIAIIDDNESMQDSLGDLIESGGFEAQRFGSAKAFLESDLHSRAACLIVDIRMPKMSGLELQARLKQEECNVPIIFITAYDDAEIRAQAMKEGAVEFLAKPFNHQLLLKTLRGTLDSETYGVGSPRFPIAS
- a CDS encoding TolC family protein, giving the protein MKPNAALFVLAATAFFACMAAAQEISNTAPPPRQITLQEAVQLALKHNHDIRIAGYTVEEKKHAKQVAKSSYFPSIRNDSSFMHATDTELIQIRPGSLGIAAGTRIPPVDAIISQGGKNFTTSGTQITQPLTSLLKIKRENDLAQAELKASRAKAQLTGNDVALAVHQVYYQVLIAQAHRSATEARIKASEALQSERVEQVKFGSSLEENLIDSRAQQLQAKQELLTTDFQLTDLKLKLNDLIGLPLSTALGLDPGVPEFQETCRREECVTTAEASQPEILAARAQVEAASAAVRLAKTDIWVPDVEAFARYSYQENVPFLARNFGTFGVHFGYDLFDSGRKKALMRERQAQLSQAKENLAKLTDAVELSVETAYNKLERTQLMLKVSEEVLALRTESNRVRQQELVRGAALNSQADAATAQEYDAKALLLQSQMNYLQAHDELLNAMGSAPE